The following are from one region of the Halarcobacter sp. genome:
- a CDS encoding ABC transporter permease, whose amino-acid sequence MQNISFVNLLFTLVPLIFVWYYYKKWTKDSSEIIISTIRMLIQLLAIGYLLIFIFESKNIFLGLFIICFMIAVSTFIALRNTIDKSLKHYFHILISILISGVINLFVVILVLNLEYTYEPRYIIPLAGMIFANTMNALSLAIERYEKETQRGIEFEQAREIAFKACMIPQINSLLAVGLVSLPGMMTGQILSGVDPLIAVRYQIMIMTMILSSAGISAIIYFLLKKKFIY is encoded by the coding sequence ATGCAAAATATCTCTTTTGTCAATCTATTATTCACACTTGTACCATTGATATTTGTGTGGTACTACTACAAAAAATGGACAAAAGACTCAAGTGAAATTATAATTTCCACAATTAGAATGTTAATCCAATTACTTGCAATTGGTTATCTTCTAATATTTATATTTGAATCAAAAAATATATTTTTGGGATTATTTATAATCTGCTTTATGATAGCAGTTTCAACTTTTATAGCACTAAGAAATACAATTGATAAATCTTTAAAACATTATTTTCATATACTTATTTCAATACTAATATCTGGTGTAATAAACTTATTTGTAGTAATCTTAGTATTAAATCTTGAATATACTTATGAACCAAGATATATCATTCCACTTGCTGGTATGATATTTGCCAATACAATGAATGCTTTATCTTTAGCAATTGAAAGGTATGAAAAAGAAACCCAAAGAGGCATAGAGTTTGAACAAGCAAGAGAGATAGCTTTTAAAGCATGTATGATACCCCAAATAAACTCTTTACTAGCAGTTGGGCTAGTTTCCCTTCCTGGTATGATGACAGGGCAGATATTAAGTGGTGTTGATCCTTTAATAGCTGTAAGATATCAAATAATGATTATGACAATGAT
- a CDS encoding NAD(P)H-dependent glycerol-3-phosphate dehydrogenase codes for MAKIAVIGAGKWGQALQFALSQNQECLITSRTKRDIKNFVSLEEALECQYLVIAIPAQQIREWLEENFKYKKGQKVLVASKGIEASTGEFLNEIYSEYVPENSIGFISGPSFAAEVIKGLPCALVLNSTSKKVYDKFKPFFPDFIKVYYSADVIGAEIAGAYKNVLAIASGICEGLHLGNNARASLISRGLVEMQRFGKKFGAKKSSFIGLSGAGDLFLTASSTLSRNYRVGLGLAQGKTLEDILEELGEVAEGVKTAEAIFKLSEEYTIYSPIAKEVKLILDGKNPKDSLKDLLRG; via the coding sequence ATGGCAAAAATTGCAGTTATTGGTGCAGGTAAATGGGGACAAGCTCTACAATTTGCACTTAGCCAAAATCAAGAGTGTTTAATCACATCAAGAACAAAAAGAGATATTAAAAACTTTGTAAGCTTAGAAGAAGCCTTGGAGTGTCAATATCTTGTAATTGCAATACCAGCTCAACAAATAAGAGAATGGTTAGAAGAAAACTTTAAATATAAAAAAGGTCAAAAGGTATTAGTAGCTTCAAAAGGTATAGAAGCTAGTACAGGTGAATTTTTAAATGAGATTTATTCTGAGTATGTACCTGAAAACTCAATTGGTTTCATCTCTGGTCCCTCATTTGCAGCAGAAGTTATAAAAGGCCTACCTTGCGCTTTAGTTTTAAACTCTACATCTAAAAAGGTATATGATAAGTTTAAACCATTTTTCCCAGATTTTATAAAAGTGTATTATAGTGCAGATGTAATAGGTGCAGAAATAGCAGGTGCATACAAAAATGTATTAGCTATTGCCAGTGGTATTTGTGAAGGTTTACACTTAGGAAACAATGCTAGAGCATCTTTAATATCAAGAGGTTTAGTAGAGATGCAAAGGTTTGGGAAAAAATTTGGAGCAAAGAAATCTTCTTTTATAGGTTTAAGTGGAGCAGGGGATTTGTTTTTAACTGCTAGTAGTACCCTTAGTAGAAACTATAGAGTAGGTTTAGGTTTAGCCCAAGGTAAAACCCTAGAAGATATCCTAGAAGAGCTAGGAGAAGTAGCAGAGGGTGTAAAAACAGCAGAAGCTATATTTAAACTCTCAGAAGAGTATACAATATATTCTCCCATTGCAAAAGAGGTAAAACTAATACTTGATGGTAAAAACCCTAAAGACAGTTTAAAAGACCTACTTAGAGGATAA